A stretch of the Desulforamulus ferrireducens genome encodes the following:
- a CDS encoding IS3 family transposase — MEVAEKWISRGYPIAVVLRIVGVPRSTYYYRVNQHNTQRKVSGGRPIPGYSYTKQQSIVSDDQIKKWLLQFIENEGFAYGYVKLTVALRKTYGLVINKKKVYRLCKELKILRPQRKKKVNVPKRLAKNRIVTNSNQLWETDLKYGFIAGEQRFFFVLSYIDVYDREIVGYHIGLRCEGKDAARTLQQALWKRKLLNNANKPVIRTDNGPQYTCYTFQEECKKLEIEHERIPCRTPNKNAHIEAFHSILEEECLGHHEFRTYAEAYRAVSEFMYHYNNKRIHSGVRYMTPTEFYEKNRRHECTPLKEIKL, encoded by the coding sequence ATTGAAGTAGCAGAAAAGTGGATCTCTAGGGGTTATCCCATAGCTGTTGTACTCCGAATAGTTGGTGTACCTCGGTCAACCTATTATTATCGAGTTAACCAACATAATACCCAGAGAAAAGTAAGTGGGGGCAGACCAATTCCTGGGTACTCTTATACAAAACAACAAAGCATAGTCAGTGATGACCAAATTAAAAAATGGTTGCTTCAATTTATTGAGAACGAAGGCTTTGCCTATGGTTATGTTAAACTGACCGTAGCATTAAGGAAAACATATGGCTTGGTTATTAATAAGAAAAAAGTATACCGACTGTGCAAGGAGCTGAAAATTCTCCGGCCACAAAGAAAAAAGAAGGTGAATGTGCCCAAAAGATTAGCCAAGAACCGCATTGTTACCAATTCAAACCAGTTATGGGAAACAGATTTGAAATATGGTTTTATAGCCGGTGAGCAGCGCTTTTTCTTCGTATTATCCTATATTGATGTTTATGATAGGGAAATCGTAGGTTACCACATAGGTCTGCGTTGTGAAGGTAAAGATGCCGCCAGGACATTGCAGCAGGCTTTATGGAAGAGAAAATTACTTAACAACGCTAATAAACCAGTAATTCGCACAGATAACGGACCTCAATATACATGCTATACATTTCAGGAAGAATGTAAAAAACTTGAAATTGAGCATGAAAGAATCCCATGTCGTACACCTAACAAAAATGCTCATATTGAAGCATTCCACAGCATTTTGGAAGAAGAATGCCTGGGACATCATGAGTTCCGGACATATGCTGAAGCCTACAGAGCTGTGAGCGAATTCATGTACCACTATAATAATAAGCGGATTCATTCAGGGGTACGGTATATGACACCCACAGAATTTTATGAAAAGAATCGGCGGCATGAATGTACTCCGCTTAAGGAAATAAAGCTCTAA
- a CDS encoding group II intron maturase-specific domain-containing protein, producing MYLNPFDHAMERKGYRLTRFADDWIVLCKTRVEAERALRDAKMILESLGLILHPEKTQITKIDWGFEFLGYKVKRGKGLKLPENKVKKGPNKRNIYAIPTEKSVKRFMDTIRERTKRRIPLNLRDLIDRLNPVIRGWGNYYRKAHVRKLFNRLQRWIVRRIWSHRYKRWRNIGWKNHPESMLYETFKLVNLLSLIPDLKLKTASTR from the coding sequence ATCTATTTAAATCCGTTTGACCATGCAATGGAAAGAAAAGGATACCGCCTAACTCGTTTTGCAGATGATTGGATAGTGCTTTGCAAGACTCGAGTGGAAGCGGAGAGGGCTCTACGAGATGCGAAAATGATACTGGAATCGCTAGGCCTGATTCTCCACCCGGAAAAGACTCAAATCACTAAAATAGATTGGGGATTCGAGTTTTTAGGATACAAGGTCAAACGTGGAAAAGGACTTAAGCTCCCGGAAAACAAAGTCAAAAAAGGGCCTAACAAGCGAAACATTTACGCAATCCCCACTGAAAAGTCAGTTAAACGATTTATGGATACAATACGTGAACGTACCAAAAGGAGAATTCCATTGAATCTGCGAGACCTCATTGATAGGTTAAACCCTGTAATCAGGGGTTGGGGTAACTATTACCGAAAAGCCCATGTTCGTAAATTATTCAACAGATTACAACGTTGGATTGTACGAAGAATCTGGAGTCACCGTTACAAACGGTGGCGGAACATAGGATGGAAAAATCACCCTGAATCAATGCTGTACGAAACATTTAAACTGGTAAACCTTCTGTCACTCATACCGGACCTAAAACTTAAGACTGCATCTACAAGATGA
- a CDS encoding transposase: MQRKRYPKELKDQLVREVKEAGSVVQVAKRHGINDRTLSRWVRESKYSSWEKAPDEAKKMQAYVPSPQEFREMEKENNQLKQLLGEKDLKIAILTDLLKKSNPGFKTNLK, encoded by the coding sequence ATGCAAAGAAAGAGATATCCTAAAGAATTGAAGGATCAGCTGGTTCGGGAAGTTAAAGAAGCAGGTAGCGTTGTACAAGTTGCCAAGAGGCATGGTATTAATGATAGAACCCTGAGTCGATGGGTTCGAGAATCTAAATATTCTTCTTGGGAAAAAGCTCCTGATGAAGCAAAGAAGATGCAAGCCTATGTTCCTTCCCCCCAAGAATTTCGCGAAATGGAGAAAGAGAATAATCAATTAAAGCAACTTCTTGGGGAAAAGGACTTGAAGATTGCCATTTTAACCGATTTGCTAAAAAAGTCCAACCCGGGCTTCAAGACAAACTTGAAATAG
- a CDS encoding TM2 domain-containing protein: MNTLFAKQDLTTEELNILNIELEKRKKSATTMYLLWFFTGCIGGHRYYLGDIGYAIGMTLTLGGLGFWALIDVFLIGSRLRKKTEMLEAEIIQNLKAMKQAKKNSEAEAAAAHV, from the coding sequence TTGAATACTTTATTTGCAAAACAGGATTTAACAACCGAGGAATTAAATATTCTGAACATTGAGCTGGAAAAAAGAAAGAAAAGTGCAACCACTATGTACCTATTATGGTTCTTTACAGGGTGCATTGGTGGTCATAGATATTATTTAGGTGACATCGGTTATGCCATAGGAATGACATTAACATTAGGAGGTCTTGGATTTTGGGCATTAATTGATGTTTTTTTAATTGGTAGCAGGTTAAGAAAAAAGACAGAAATGTTAGAAGCTGAAATTATTCAAAATCTAAAGGCTATGAAGCAGGCAAAAAAGAACAGTGAGGCTGAGGCAGCGGCTGCACATGTGTAG
- a CDS encoding IS3 family transposase — translation MSESTYYHRKKKGQVPQNPRTNQGGRPIPGYSWTKDQRRVSDLEIKEWLLELISGDESVYGYRKLTTCLRRKHQLAINKKKVYRLCKELDILSPQRRVSISHPRRIAINRKVSAPNQLWEIDIKYGYIQGEDRFFYFMGILDIYDRILIDYHIGLSCEGKHAAQLIQRALWKRKLLDKEQRPVIRTDNGPQFISHVFEDACETYKIEHERIPPKTPNKNAHIESFHSILERECFSRHEFRSYQEAYKKVREFMEFYNQSRIHGSLYDLSPFEFNQQMTAGEIKPFVVKV, via the coding sequence ATCAGTGAGTCTACCTATTACCACAGAAAGAAAAAAGGTCAGGTTCCCCAAAATCCACGTACAAATCAAGGCGGTCGGCCAATTCCAGGATACTCCTGGACAAAAGACCAGCGCCGTGTCAGTGATCTAGAGATTAAAGAATGGCTGTTAGAATTAATATCTGGCGATGAAAGCGTTTATGGATACCGAAAGCTAACTACATGCTTAAGAAGAAAACATCAGCTAGCGATAAATAAAAAGAAAGTTTATCGTCTATGTAAGGAACTTGATATTCTTTCACCCCAACGTCGGGTTTCTATTAGTCATCCACGAAGGATTGCAATTAATCGCAAAGTATCTGCTCCTAACCAACTATGGGAAATAGATATTAAATACGGTTATATTCAAGGTGAAGATCGGTTCTTTTATTTCATGGGAATCTTAGATATATATGATCGCATACTAATTGACTACCATATTGGGTTATCCTGTGAAGGAAAACATGCAGCACAATTAATTCAAAGAGCATTGTGGAAAAGAAAGCTCTTAGATAAAGAACAACGCCCTGTAATTCGTACAGATAATGGGCCACAATTTATTAGCCATGTTTTTGAGGATGCTTGTGAAACCTATAAAATCGAACATGAACGAATTCCACCCAAAACACCCAATAAAAATGCTCATATTGAATCTTTCCACTCCATACTAGAACGTGAGTGCTTCAGCAGGCATGAATTTAGGAGCTATCAGGAAGCTTATAAAAAAGTTAGAGAATTCATGGAGTTTTACAATCAGAGCAGAATCCATGGCAGTCTCTATGACCTTTCTCCCTTTGAATTCAATCAGCAGATGACTGCAGGAGAGATTAAGCCATTTGTTGTAAAGGTATAA
- a CDS encoding aspartyl-phosphate phosphatase Spo0E family protein, whose amino-acid sequence MKLGRVILELEKTRRELLAVNPGDKEKLLEASQKVDKLIVEYYRVKTVLGLRSEM is encoded by the coding sequence TTGAAACTCGGCAGAGTGATCCTGGAACTGGAGAAGACCAGGAGGGAACTGCTGGCTGTTAACCCTGGCGATAAAGAAAAACTTTTGGAAGCCAGTCAGAAGGTGGATAAGTTAATTGTGGAGTATTATCGGGTGAAAACTGTTTTGGGACTAAGGAGTGAGATGTAG
- the tnpB gene encoding IS66 family insertion sequence element accessory protein TnpB (TnpB, as the term is used for proteins encoded by IS66 family insertion elements, is considered an accessory protein, since TnpC, encoded by a neighboring gene, is a DDE family transposase.), with protein MLSLAGKRVFLACGHTDMRKSINGLAAIVEGSFKLDPCDGALFVFCNRSRDRIKILEWDGDGFWLHFKRLEKGHFRWPTSGEEQTLVLTGEELSILLGGTRVALKLKICKKITCFSKFSMRIWRYGNCKQLDRNNS; from the coding sequence ATGCTAAGCCTGGCCGGAAAACGGGTATTTCTCGCCTGCGGTCACACAGATATGCGGAAAAGCATCAACGGGCTTGCGGCCATTGTGGAAGGGAGTTTCAAACTTGACCCATGTGACGGGGCACTGTTCGTATTCTGCAACAGAAGCCGCGACCGCATAAAAATATTGGAATGGGATGGCGACGGGTTCTGGCTTCACTTCAAACGTCTGGAAAAAGGACATTTTCGGTGGCCAACGTCCGGTGAAGAACAGACCCTTGTGCTAACAGGTGAGGAATTGTCAATCCTATTAGGTGGGACAAGGGTGGCATTAAAGCTAAAAATATGCAAAAAAATAACTTGCTTTTCAAAGTTTTCCATGAGAATATGGAGATATGGAAACTGCAAACAGCTGGACCGAAATAATAGCTGA
- a CDS encoding transposase produces the protein MTRKKYTIDFKQQVIQEALETGNNAVVARRYDLNPNMVGRWVREHKKDKLTKTSDAELVQDYNQISKENEQLKKLLGEKDLEIAILKDLIKKKNPHLLTKLK, from the coding sequence ATGACCAGGAAAAAGTACACTATTGATTTTAAACAGCAAGTTATTCAGGAAGCCCTAGAAACAGGAAATAATGCAGTAGTAGCAAGGCGGTATGATTTGAATCCCAATATGGTTGGTCGTTGGGTTAGGGAACACAAAAAAGATAAACTTACCAAAACATCCGATGCTGAATTGGTTCAGGATTATAATCAGATTTCCAAGGAAAATGAACAACTCAAAAAGCTGCTCGGGGAAAAAGACCTTGAGATAGCTATTCTGAAAGATTTGATAAAAAAGAAAAACCCTCACTTACTGACAAAATTGAAGTAG
- the tnpC gene encoding IS66 family transposase, whose amino-acid sequence METANSWTEIIAEKDARIAELEMLVKFYEEQFRLSKHRQFGPSSEKGTLPGQLGLFDEVEKEADLQKNEPELEEITYARRKRIGKRKDDLSVLPVETVEHTLPEEERVCPECGGMLREMGHDTRRELVIIPPQVKVVEHRRAVLSCRNCEKNGDHVPIVKAEMPKPLISGSLASPSAVAHIITQKYVQHIPLYRQEQDWKRQGVRLSRQTMANWVIRCSEDWLLPIYERMKAILLTQDVLHADESTVQVLREPGKTAVSNSYMWLYRTSGDTKRQIVLFEYQPSRSSTHPRQFLKGFRGFLHTDGYAAYHTLPGVTVVGCWVHMRRKFEDALKAIPNCERAVSSANDAVRRIGLLFHLEEQWESLTPEERYKLRLEKSKPLAEAFFGWLQTLTVLPKTAMGKAVHYALEQREWLMNVYLDGRTELSNNRAENAVRPFALGRKNWLFCNAVKGAISSSVVYSIIETAKANGLLPFEYMKFLLETVPSTSVGELDALLPWGEAIPEKCRMPFTKENA is encoded by the coding sequence ATGGAAACTGCAAACAGCTGGACCGAAATAATAGCTGAAAAGGATGCCCGTATAGCCGAACTGGAGATGCTCGTAAAGTTTTACGAGGAACAGTTTCGGCTTTCTAAACATCGCCAATTTGGGCCATCAAGCGAAAAGGGTACTTTGCCTGGTCAGCTTGGTCTGTTTGACGAGGTTGAAAAAGAAGCTGATTTACAAAAAAACGAGCCGGAGCTCGAAGAAATTACCTATGCCCGCCGCAAACGCATTGGCAAAAGAAAAGATGACCTGTCAGTATTGCCGGTGGAGACGGTGGAACATACACTTCCCGAAGAAGAACGAGTTTGTCCTGAATGCGGTGGGATGCTGCGTGAAATGGGACATGATACCCGGCGCGAGCTTGTAATTATTCCTCCTCAGGTCAAGGTTGTGGAGCATAGACGTGCCGTACTATCCTGCCGGAACTGCGAAAAAAATGGCGACCATGTGCCTATAGTAAAGGCGGAAATGCCCAAGCCGCTAATCAGCGGCAGCCTTGCTTCGCCATCTGCAGTGGCCCACATCATAACACAAAAATATGTTCAGCATATCCCACTGTACCGGCAAGAGCAAGACTGGAAAAGGCAGGGGGTGCGGCTTTCCCGTCAGACTATGGCCAACTGGGTCATCCGCTGCAGTGAGGATTGGCTGTTGCCCATTTATGAGCGAATGAAGGCCATATTGCTGACACAGGATGTGCTTCATGCTGATGAGAGTACAGTGCAGGTTTTACGGGAACCTGGGAAGACTGCCGTTTCAAACAGCTATATGTGGTTGTACAGGACAAGTGGGGATACAAAACGGCAGATTGTTCTCTTTGAGTATCAACCCAGCCGGTCAAGCACCCACCCGCGGCAGTTTTTAAAGGGTTTTAGGGGCTTTCTGCACACAGATGGCTATGCTGCCTATCACACATTACCCGGGGTCACAGTTGTGGGATGTTGGGTTCATATGCGACGTAAATTTGAGGATGCCCTTAAGGCTATTCCAAATTGCGAAAGGGCTGTATCATCAGCAAACGATGCTGTTAGGCGCATTGGCTTACTTTTCCACTTGGAAGAACAGTGGGAAAGTTTAACCCCTGAAGAACGCTACAAACTGAGATTAGAGAAATCTAAGCCTCTGGCAGAGGCTTTTTTTGGCTGGCTGCAAACGTTGACCGTCCTTCCCAAAACCGCTATGGGAAAGGCGGTGCACTATGCATTGGAACAGCGCGAATGGCTAATGAATGTCTACCTTGACGGGCGTACTGAACTCTCGAACAACCGCGCGGAAAATGCCGTGCGTCCCTTTGCCTTGGGCCGCAAAAATTGGTTGTTCTGCAATGCTGTCAAAGGGGCTATATCGAGCTCAGTAGTTTATTCCATCATAGAAACCGCCAAAGCAAACGGGCTGCTGCCCTTTGAATATATGAAATTCCTACTTGAAACTGTTCCATCTACATCAGTTGGGGAATTGGATGCCCTATTACCTTGGGGCGAAGCTATCCCCGAAAAATGCCGTATGCCATTTACAAAGGAGAATGCCTAA
- a CDS encoding DUF5348 domain-containing protein: protein MGHREYGLHCGEYFEIWIGKTSIACRLELGNDWYIIMQGARFNLRTQDTYRVKI from the coding sequence ATGGGACACCGTGAGTATGGCCTCCACTGCGGAGAATATTTTGAAATTTGGATTGGAAAAACGAGCATTGCCTGCCGATTAGAGTTGGGTAATGACTGGTATATTATTATGCAAGGTGCCCGATTCAATTTGCGAACCCAGGATACATATAGGGTTAAGATTTAA